AAAAGTCGCCGAACTCGCGGAAAAAGTGGACGAGTTGGAAGCGGAGACGGTAATTTTTAACGGAGAGCTTACTCCGTCCCAACTTGTCAATCTTTCCGGCCGGATCGGCGTCCATGTCATCGATCGAACCCAACTCATTCTTGACATTTTCGCGGTGCGCGCACGGTCGCGGGAAGGAAAATTGCAAGTGGAGTTGGCGCAGCTGAATTATTTATTGCCGCGCTTGTCGGGTAAAGGCAAAGCATTGTCACGGCTCGGAGGCGGCATTGGAACGAGAGGTCCGGGCGAAACGAAACTTGAGCAAGACCGCCGTTACATTCGTCGGCGGATTGCCGATATTAAACGTCAACTCGATACGATCGTGCGGCATCGAGAACGGTATCGAGAACGAAGGAAGCGCAACCAGCTTTTTCAAATCGCACTCGTCGGCTACACGAATGCCGGAAAGACGACGTTGTTCAATGCGATAACAGACGCTGGCGGCACGGCGGAAAATCAGCTGTTTGCCACGTTGGATCCGTTGACGCGCCGCTTTCAACTGCCTTCCGGCCTTGAAGTCGTCATAAGCGATACCGTCGGTTTCATTCAAGATTTGCCGACTTCTCTCGTCGCTGCTTTTCGGTCCACGCTCGAGGAAGTGAAAGAAGCAGATCTTATTTTACATGTCATTGACGCTTCGCATCCGGATTTCCTCCAACACGAGAAGACGGTTCTCGATTTGCTGGACGATCTAGATGCCGGCCATCTGCCAGCATTGGCGGTATACAACAAAACGGATAAGGTGGACGAAACGTTCATTCCCTCGCCGGGCATGAAAGCGATCCGAATGTCCGCCAAAAGTGACCGGGATGTCGAACGGCTGAAGGACGAAATCGAACGGTGCGTGAAAGATGAAATGGTTTATTTTGAGGCATCGATCCCGCTCGAAAACGGAAAATTTCTAGCGAAACTGCGGACACGCGCCGTCGTTGCGGAACAGACGACGAACGAGGAACGTGAAACGATCAGCGTGAAAGGGTATACGTTTCGGGATCGACCGCTGCATGAGCAATTAAAACCATTCATTCGGGAGCATGGAAGATGAAGAAGAAAAATTTCGACCAAGCTTTACGCGAAACGGAGCATAAAATTGCGCCCATCCATCGTGAAATTGAACGGATCGCTGAAATCAACCAAAAAAAAGTTCTTGACGGGTTCCGGCGCCGAAAAGTGAGCGAATCGCATTTTCACCCGTCGACCGGCTATGGCTATGATGATGCAGGAAGAGATACCCTCGAGGCGGTATATGCAGATATTTTCGGAGCGGAAGAGGCGCTTGTCCGGCCGCAAATCGTATCGGGAACCCATGCGATCACGACAGCCCTGTTCGGCGTACTCCGGCCCGGCGACGAATTGTTGTTCATCTCCGGCACACCCTATGACACGCTCGAAGAAATTATTGGACTTCGTGGTACGGCGAGCGGTTCATTGCGGGAATTTCAAATCGATTGCCGGATCGTCGAATTGAATGATGAGGGCGGCATCAATTTGCCGGCGGTGAATGATGCGATTCACGATAACACGAAAATGGTAGCGATTCAACGATCACGCGGGTACGATCAACGACCTTCGATCACGGTTGCGGAAATCGAAACGGCCGTACGAGGGATTCGTGAGCGACATCCGAACATCGTCGTATTTGTGGACAATTGCTACGGCGAATTCGTTGAACCTTTGGAACCGACGAATGTGGGCGTTGATTTAATGGCCGGTTCGTTGATCAAAAATCCCGGAGGCGGTCTGGCAAAAACCGGCGGTTATCTCGCCGGCAAGGCGAAGTTGATTGAGCGATGCGCGTGTCGCCTGACCGCACCCGGACTCGGAAAAGAGACGGGAGCGACGCTCGCTGCGCTTCCGGATATGTTTCAAGGCTTCTTTTTGGCGCCGCACGTCGTTGCACAAGCCTTAAAAGGCGCAGTTTTCACAGCTGCTTTGTTAGAACATTGCGGGTTTGAAACGAGCCCGAAATACAACGAACCGAGAACGGATTTAATTCAAGCCGTTCATTTTCATGATCGCAAACGGATGATTGCCTTTTGTCAAGCCGTACAAGCCGCTTCACCGGTTAACGCATACGTGAATCCTCAGCCGAGTCCGATGCCTGGATACGAAAGTGAAGTTATTATGGCGGCCGGTACGTTTGTCCAAGGATCAAGCATCGAATTGTCCGCGGATGGGCCGCTCCGACAGCCGTACACTGCCTATGTTCAAGGCGGATTGACCTATGAACATGTAAAAATTGCTGTTACGGAAGCCGCTAAACAAATGTTGTTTGGAATGTAAGCTTTCCTAACATCTCTTGACAAGTAAGTGGAGTTGTCGTAAACTGTAACTAAGCGAAAAGGGCATGCGGTACATAGCAAACGGAAGGAGGGATAGAGCGTGAATGATGAAGTTCGCCGTAACATGCCGCTTTTTCCAATCGGAACCGTTATACAACTGACGGAGCTTTCTGCAAGGCAAATTCGCTATTATGAACAGCATGGATTAATCCACCCGACAAGAACGAAAGGCAATCAACGGTTGTTTTCTTTCCGTGATGTTGATACTTTGCTTGAGATCAAGAAACTCGTTGAAGACGGGGTAAACTTGGCAGGCATTAAACAAATTTTCAACATGAAGAGAGAGGCTGAAGCATTGCCGGCAGCAGTGGAAACGACGAAAGAAAAGATGAGTGACGAACAGTTAATGAAGTATTTGAAGAAAGAATTAATCCATGCAGGGAAACAAGGGAAGGCTTCGCTCATTCAAGGTGAATTGTCTAGGTTTTTTCATTAATGAAAATAGGACGAGATGTATGAAATTTAAGGAGGAGAAACCTGCCGATGGGTAACTATTCAAGGGAA
The sequence above is a segment of the Bacillales bacterium genome. Coding sequences within it:
- the hflX gene encoding GTPase HflX, whose amino-acid sequence is MTKQKEGNELTNKNHLRREKVVLAGCQLLTQSDERFASSMEELKALTETANGVVAAVITQKRARKDAAFVLGKGKVAELAEKVDELEAETVIFNGELTPSQLVNLSGRIGVHVIDRTQLILDIFAVRARSREGKLQVELAQLNYLLPRLSGKGKALSRLGGGIGTRGPGETKLEQDRRYIRRRIADIKRQLDTIVRHRERYRERRKRNQLFQIALVGYTNAGKTTLFNAITDAGGTAENQLFATLDPLTRRFQLPSGLEVVISDTVGFIQDLPTSLVAAFRSTLEEVKEADLILHVIDASHPDFLQHEKTVLDLLDDLDAGHLPALAVYNKTDKVDETFIPSPGMKAIRMSAKSDRDVERLKDEIERCVKDEMVYFEASIPLENGKFLAKLRTRAVVAEQTTNEERETISVKGYTFRDRPLHEQLKPFIREHGR
- a CDS encoding methionine gamma-lyase family protein, which codes for MKKKNFDQALRETEHKIAPIHREIERIAEINQKKVLDGFRRRKVSESHFHPSTGYGYDDAGRDTLEAVYADIFGAEEALVRPQIVSGTHAITTALFGVLRPGDELLFISGTPYDTLEEIIGLRGTASGSLREFQIDCRIVELNDEGGINLPAVNDAIHDNTKMVAIQRSRGYDQRPSITVAEIETAVRGIRERHPNIVVFVDNCYGEFVEPLEPTNVGVDLMAGSLIKNPGGGLAKTGGYLAGKAKLIERCACRLTAPGLGKETGATLAALPDMFQGFFLAPHVVAQALKGAVFTAALLEHCGFETSPKYNEPRTDLIQAVHFHDRKRMIAFCQAVQAASPVNAYVNPQPSPMPGYESEVIMAAGTFVQGSSIELSADGPLRQPYTAYVQGGLTYEHVKIAVTEAAKQMLFGM
- a CDS encoding MerR family transcriptional regulator, translated to MNDEVRRNMPLFPIGTVIQLTELSARQIRYYEQHGLIHPTRTKGNQRLFSFRDVDTLLEIKKLVEDGVNLAGIKQIFNMKREAEALPAAVETTKEKMSDEQLMKYLKKELIHAGKQGKASLIQGELSRFFH